In Streptomyces dangxiongensis, one DNA window encodes the following:
- the holA gene encoding DNA polymerase III subunit delta, which yields MARKTANDAPLAPVTLAVGQEDLLLDRAVREVVAAARAADADTDVRDLTPDQLQPGTLAELTSPSLFAERKVVVVRDAQDLSADTVKDVKAYLGSPAEEITLVLLHAGGAKGKGLLDAARKAGAREVACPKMTKPADRLAFVRGEFRSTGRSATPEACQALCDAIGSDLRELASAVSQLVADVEGTIDEAVVGRYYTGRAEASSFTVADRAVEGRTAEALEALRWSLATGVAPVLITSALAQGVRAIGKLSSARGGRPAELARELGMPPWKIDRVRQQMRGWTPDGVALAMRAVAEADAGVKGGGDDPEYALEKAVVTIARAARSRGRG from the coding sequence ATGGCCAGGAAAACTGCGAATGACGCCCCTCTCGCCCCGGTGACCCTTGCCGTGGGCCAGGAGGATCTCCTGCTCGACCGTGCCGTGCGGGAGGTGGTGGCCGCCGCGAGGGCCGCCGACGCCGACACGGACGTACGTGACCTGACCCCGGACCAGCTACAGCCCGGCACCCTCGCCGAGCTGACCAGCCCGTCGCTCTTCGCCGAGCGCAAGGTCGTGGTCGTACGCGATGCGCAGGACCTGTCCGCCGACACGGTCAAGGACGTGAAGGCGTACCTCGGTTCGCCCGCCGAGGAGATCACCCTCGTGCTGCTGCACGCCGGCGGCGCCAAGGGCAAGGGGCTGCTGGACGCCGCGCGCAAGGCCGGTGCGCGGGAGGTGGCCTGCCCGAAGATGACCAAGCCGGCTGACCGACTGGCCTTCGTGCGGGGGGAGTTCCGCTCGACCGGGCGATCGGCCACCCCGGAGGCCTGCCAGGCGCTCTGCGACGCCATCGGGAGCGATCTGAGGGAGTTGGCCTCGGCCGTGTCGCAGTTGGTGGCCGACGTGGAGGGCACGATCGACGAGGCGGTCGTCGGGCGGTACTACACCGGGCGGGCCGAGGCATCCAGCTTCACGGTCGCCGACCGGGCCGTGGAGGGGCGCACGGCGGAGGCGCTGGAGGCGCTCAGGTGGTCGCTGGCGACGGGGGTCGCCCCCGTGCTGATCACCAGTGCGCTGGCGCAGGGCGTACGGGCGATCGGGAAGCTGTCATCCGCGCGCGGGGGACGGCCGGCCGAGCTGGCGCGCGAGCTGGGGATGCCGCCGTGGAAGATCGACCGGGTCCGGCAGCAGATGCGGGGATGGACGCCCGACGGTGTCGCCCTGGCGATGCGCGCGGTCGCCGAGGCCGACGCGGGTGTGAAGGGCGGCGGCGACGACCCGGAGTACGCCCTGGAGAAGGCGGTCGTGACGATCGCCCGGGCGGCGCGGTCCAGGGGCCGGGGCTGA
- the rpsT gene encoding 30S ribosomal protein S20, protein MANIKSQIKRIKTNEKARLRNKAVKSSLKTAVRKAREAAAAGDVEKATELQRAAARALDKAVSKGVIHKNQAANKKSALASKVTSLKG, encoded by the coding sequence GTGGCGAACATCAAGTCCCAGATCAAGCGGATCAAGACCAACGAGAAGGCCCGGCTGCGCAACAAGGCCGTCAAGTCCTCCCTGAAGACCGCGGTCCGCAAGGCTCGCGAGGCCGCTGCCGCGGGTGACGTCGAGAAGGCCACCGAGCTCCAGCGCGCGGCTGCGCGTGCGCTCGACAAGGCCGTCTCGAAGGGCGTCATCCACAAGAACCAGGCTGCCAACAAGAAGTCGGCGCTCGCTTCCAAGGTCACGTCCCTCAAGGGCTGA
- the lepA gene encoding translation elongation factor 4, giving the protein MPATPNHVPEPSRTDPAQIRNFCIIAHIDHGKSTLADRMLQLTGVVEQRQMRAQYLDRMDIERERGITIKSQAVRLPWAPTEGPDQGTTHILNMIDTPGHVDFTYEVSRSLAACEGTVLLVDAAQGIEAQTLANLYLAMENDLTIIPVLNKIDLPAAQPEKFAEELANLVGCDPDDVLKVSAKTGIGVDALLNKVVKEIPAPVGVADAPARAMIFDSVYDSYRGVVTYVRVIDGQLNRRERIRMMSTGATHELLEIGTNSPEMLPADGLGVGEVGYLITGVKDVRQSKVGDTVTSQHKGATEALGGYKDPKPMVFSGLYPLDGSDYPELREALDKLQLNDAALVYEPETSAALGFGFRVGFLGLLHLDVIRERLEREFGLDLIATAPNVVYRVILEDGSEITVTNPSEFPEGKIEQVFEPVVRATVLAPTEFIGAIMELCQTRRGTLLGMDYLSEDRVEIRYTLPLAEIVFDFFDQLKSKTRGYASLDYEPTGEQSSSLVKVDILLHGDKVDAFSAITHKDQAYAYGVRLVAKLKELIPRQNFEVPVQAAIGSRVIARETIRAIRKDVLAKCYGGDISRKRKLLEKQKEGKKRMKMVGSVEVPQEAFIAVLSSDDSAGPAKGKK; this is encoded by the coding sequence GTGCCCGCGACCCCTAACCATGTGCCCGAGCCGAGCCGTACCGACCCGGCTCAGATCCGCAACTTCTGCATCATCGCGCACATCGACCACGGCAAGTCCACGCTCGCCGACCGGATGCTCCAGCTCACCGGTGTGGTCGAGCAGCGGCAGATGCGTGCTCAGTACCTCGACCGGATGGACATCGAGCGCGAGCGCGGCATCACGATCAAGTCCCAGGCGGTGCGTCTGCCCTGGGCCCCGACCGAGGGCCCCGACCAGGGCACGACGCACATCCTCAACATGATCGACACCCCGGGGCACGTCGACTTCACCTACGAGGTCTCGCGGTCGCTGGCCGCCTGCGAGGGGACCGTCCTCCTTGTCGACGCCGCCCAGGGCATCGAGGCGCAGACCCTCGCCAACCTCTACCTGGCGATGGAGAACGACCTCACGATCATCCCGGTGCTGAACAAGATCGACCTGCCGGCCGCGCAGCCGGAGAAGTTCGCCGAGGAGCTGGCGAACCTGGTCGGCTGTGACCCGGACGACGTGCTGAAGGTCTCCGCGAAGACCGGTATCGGCGTGGACGCGCTGCTGAACAAGGTCGTCAAGGAGATCCCGGCGCCGGTCGGGGTGGCCGACGCGCCCGCCCGCGCGATGATCTTCGACTCGGTCTACGACTCCTACCGCGGTGTCGTGACGTACGTCCGTGTCATCGACGGCCAGCTCAACCGGCGCGAGCGCATCAGGATGATGTCGACGGGCGCCACCCACGAGCTGCTGGAGATCGGCACCAACTCGCCCGAGATGCTGCCGGCGGACGGCCTCGGCGTCGGCGAGGTGGGCTATCTGATCACCGGTGTGAAGGACGTCCGCCAGTCCAAGGTCGGTGACACCGTCACCAGCCAGCACAAGGGCGCCACCGAGGCGCTCGGCGGCTACAAGGACCCGAAGCCGATGGTCTTCTCGGGTCTGTATCCGCTCGACGGCTCGGACTACCCGGAGCTGCGCGAGGCGCTGGACAAGCTGCAGCTCAACGACGCGGCCCTGGTCTACGAGCCGGAGACCTCCGCCGCCCTCGGCTTCGGCTTCCGCGTCGGCTTCCTCGGCCTGCTCCACCTCGACGTGATCCGGGAGCGGTTGGAGCGCGAGTTCGGCCTCGACCTGATCGCCACCGCCCCGAACGTGGTCTACCGCGTGATCCTGGAGGACGGCAGCGAGATCACGGTCACCAACCCCAGCGAGTTCCCCGAGGGGAAGATCGAGCAGGTCTTCGAGCCGGTCGTGCGGGCCACGGTCCTCGCGCCCACGGAGTTCATCGGCGCGATCATGGAGCTGTGCCAGACCCGGCGCGGCACTCTGCTCGGCATGGACTACCTCTCCGAGGACCGCGTCGAGATCCGCTACACCCTCCCGCTCGCCGAGATCGTCTTCGACTTCTTCGACCAGCTCAAGTCCAAGACGCGCGGTTACGCCTCGCTGGACTACGAGCCCACGGGTGAGCAGAGCAGCTCGCTGGTCAAGGTCGACATCCTGCTGCACGGCGACAAGGTGGACGCCTTCTCGGCGATCACCCACAAGGACCAGGCGTACGCGTACGGCGTGCGGCTCGTCGCCAAGCTCAAGGAGCTGATCCCGCGGCAGAACTTCGAGGTGCCGGTGCAGGCCGCCATCGGCTCCCGGGTGATCGCCCGTGAGACCATCCGCGCCATCCGCAAGGACGTCCTCGCCAAGTGCTACGGCGGTGACATCTCCCGGAAGCGGAAGCTGCTGGAGAAGCAGAAGGAAGGCAAGAAGCGGATGAAGATGGTGGGTTCCGTGGAGGTTCCTCAGGAAGCCTTCATCGCCGTCCTGTCCAGCGATGACAGCGCGGGGCCGGCCAAGGGCAAGAAGTAA
- a CDS encoding AMP-dependent synthetase/ligase, with the protein MSDTQTLIETRPPSVAALFLERVAATPDAEAYRYPVPPASGQGPDDWKSLSWAQAADRVHAIAAGLIDLGIQPEQRVALASSTRVEWILADLGIMCAGGATTTVYPQTNADESAFILSDSESRVLIAEDAAQLAKAVEKRAELPALTKVVVVDPAGVETNDWVTTLAELEERGNAYLERHPQLIKERVGAITRDQLATLIYTSGTTGRPKGVRLPHDNWAYMARAIAATGLVTVDDVQYLWLPLAHVFGKVLTSGQIEVGHVTAVDGRVDKIIENLPVVRPTYMAAVPRIFEKVYNGVAAKAREGGAAKYKIFQWAAQVAREYAKASQDNFRRTGTASVPFGLATRHKVADTLVYGKLREAFGGRLRACVSGASALSPEIGFFFAGAGIHILEGYGLTETSAASFVNPGEAYRTGTVGKPLPGTEVRIADDGEILLRGPGIMEGYHQQPGKTAEVLESDGWFHTGDIGELSPDGYLRITDRKKDLIKTSGGKYVAPAEVEGQFKAVCPYVSNILVHGADRNYCTALITLDELAIQDWAKDNGLEGRPYAEIVAAPQTVEMVDGYVRQLNSGLQRWQTIKKFRLLPRDLDVEHGEITPSLKLKRPVVEREYRHLIDEMYAGTREQ; encoded by the coding sequence GTGAGCGACACACAGACCCTGATCGAGACCCGTCCGCCGTCCGTGGCGGCCCTCTTCCTGGAGCGCGTCGCGGCCACACCGGACGCCGAGGCCTACCGGTACCCCGTACCGCCGGCCTCCGGCCAGGGCCCCGACGACTGGAAGTCGCTGAGCTGGGCCCAGGCGGCCGACCGGGTGCACGCGATCGCGGCCGGTCTCATCGACCTGGGCATCCAGCCCGAGCAGCGGGTGGCGCTCGCCTCCTCCACCCGCGTCGAGTGGATCCTCGCCGACCTGGGCATCATGTGTGCCGGCGGCGCCACCACCACCGTCTACCCGCAGACCAACGCCGACGAGTCCGCGTTCATCCTGTCGGACTCCGAGAGCCGGGTGCTGATCGCCGAGGACGCGGCCCAGCTCGCCAAGGCCGTGGAGAAGCGCGCCGAGCTGCCCGCCCTGACCAAGGTCGTGGTCGTCGACCCGGCCGGTGTCGAGACGAACGACTGGGTGACCACCCTCGCCGAGCTGGAGGAGCGCGGCAACGCCTACCTGGAGAGGCACCCGCAGCTCATCAAGGAGCGGGTCGGCGCGATCACCAGGGACCAGCTCGCCACCCTCATCTACACCTCCGGCACCACCGGCCGGCCCAAGGGCGTGCGCCTGCCGCACGACAACTGGGCGTACATGGCGCGGGCGATCGCGGCGACCGGCCTGGTCACCGTCGACGACGTGCAGTACCTGTGGCTGCCGCTCGCGCACGTCTTCGGCAAGGTGCTCACCTCCGGGCAGATCGAGGTCGGGCACGTCACCGCCGTCGACGGCCGCGTCGACAAGATCATCGAGAACCTTCCGGTGGTGCGGCCGACGTACATGGCGGCCGTGCCGCGCATCTTCGAGAAGGTGTACAACGGCGTCGCGGCCAAGGCCCGCGAGGGCGGCGCGGCGAAGTACAAGATCTTCCAGTGGGCGGCCCAGGTCGCCCGCGAGTACGCCAAGGCCAGCCAGGACAACTTCCGGCGCACCGGCACCGCCTCCGTGCCCTTCGGCCTCGCCACCCGGCACAAGGTCGCCGACACCCTCGTCTACGGCAAGCTCCGCGAGGCCTTCGGCGGCCGGCTGCGCGCCTGTGTCTCCGGCGCCTCCGCGCTCTCCCCGGAGATCGGTTTCTTCTTCGCCGGCGCCGGCATCCACATCCTGGAGGGCTACGGCCTCACGGAGACCTCCGCCGCGTCCTTCGTCAACCCCGGCGAGGCCTACCGCACCGGCACGGTCGGCAAGCCGCTGCCCGGCACCGAGGTGCGCATCGCCGACGACGGCGAGATCCTGCTGCGCGGCCCCGGCATCATGGAGGGCTACCACCAGCAGCCCGGGAAGACCGCCGAGGTGCTGGAGTCCGACGGCTGGTTCCACACCGGCGACATCGGTGAACTCTCGCCCGACGGCTATCTGCGCATCACCGACCGCAAGAAGGACCTCATCAAGACCTCCGGCGGCAAGTACGTCGCGCCGGCCGAGGTCGAGGGCCAGTTCAAGGCGGTGTGCCCGTACGTCTCCAACATCCTCGTGCACGGCGCCGACCGGAACTACTGCACCGCCCTGATCACCCTGGACGAACTCGCGATCCAGGACTGGGCGAAGGACAACGGCCTGGAGGGCAGGCCGTACGCGGAGATCGTCGCCGCGCCGCAGACGGTGGAGATGGTCGACGGCTACGTCCGGCAGCTCAACAGCGGGCTCCAGCGCTGGCAGACCATCAAGAAGTTCCGGCTGCTGCCCCGCGACCTCGACGTGGAGCACGGCGAGATCACGCCGAGCCTGAAGCTGAAGCGGCCGGTGGTGGAGCGGGAGTACCGGCACCTCATCGACGAGATGTACGCGGGGACGCGGGAGCAGTAG
- the hemW gene encoding radical SAM family heme chaperone HemW yields the protein MPSALPDGEPVPADGALPAHALAGAGERPLGFYLHVPYCATRCGYCDFNTYTATELRGTGGVLASRDNYAETLTDEIRLARKVLGDDPREVRTVFVGGGTPTLLAAGDLVRMLTAVRDEFGLAPDAEVTTEANPESVGPEYLAALREGGFNRISFGMQSARQHVLRVLDRTHTPGRPEACVAEARAAGFEHVNLDLIYGTPGESDDDWRASLEAALGAGPDHVSAYALIVEEGTRLAGRVRRGEIPMTDDDVHADRYLIAEEMLGAAGFDWYEVSNWATSPAARCLHNELYWRGADWWGAGPGAHSHVGGVRWWNVKHPGAYAAALASGRSPGAGRELLSDEDRRVERVLLELRLREGVPLDLLRAQGLAAARRALADGLLREGPYEEGRAALTLRGRLLADAVVRDLVD from the coding sequence ATGCCTTCCGCACTTCCCGACGGCGAGCCCGTCCCCGCCGACGGTGCGCTGCCCGCGCACGCGCTCGCCGGGGCCGGCGAGCGCCCGCTCGGTTTCTACCTCCACGTGCCGTACTGCGCGACCCGCTGCGGCTACTGCGACTTCAACACCTACACCGCGACCGAGCTGCGCGGCACCGGCGGGGTCCTCGCCTCCCGGGACAACTACGCCGAGACGCTGACCGACGAGATCCGGCTGGCCCGCAAGGTGCTGGGCGACGATCCGCGCGAGGTCCGCACGGTCTTCGTCGGCGGCGGTACGCCGACCCTGCTCGCCGCCGGCGACCTGGTACGGATGCTGACCGCGGTCCGCGACGAGTTCGGTCTCGCGCCGGACGCGGAGGTCACGACGGAGGCGAACCCGGAATCGGTCGGCCCGGAGTACCTCGCCGCCCTCCGGGAGGGCGGGTTCAACCGGATCTCCTTCGGCATGCAGAGCGCCAGGCAGCACGTACTGAGGGTCCTCGACCGCACCCACACCCCCGGCCGGCCCGAGGCGTGCGTGGCGGAGGCCAGGGCGGCGGGCTTCGAGCACGTCAACCTGGACCTGATCTACGGCACCCCGGGGGAGTCGGACGACGACTGGCGGGCCTCCCTGGAGGCGGCCCTGGGCGCGGGCCCCGATCATGTCAGCGCGTACGCGCTCATCGTCGAGGAGGGCACCCGGCTCGCCGGCCGGGTCCGCCGGGGCGAGATCCCGATGACGGACGACGACGTCCACGCCGACCGCTATCTGATCGCCGAGGAGATGCTGGGCGCGGCCGGCTTCGACTGGTACGAGGTCTCCAACTGGGCCACCTCCCCGGCGGCCCGCTGCCTGCACAACGAGCTGTACTGGCGGGGCGCCGACTGGTGGGGCGCCGGACCGGGCGCGCACAGCCACGTGGGCGGCGTGCGCTGGTGGAACGTGAAGCACCCGGGCGCGTACGCGGCGGCGCTGGCCTCGGGGCGGTCGCCGGGCGCGGGCCGGGAGCTGCTGTCCGACGAGGACCGCCGGGTCGAGCGCGTCCTGCTGGAGCTGCGGCTGCGCGAGGGCGTACCGCTGGATCTGCTCCGGGCCCAGGGGCTCGCGGCGGCGCGCCGGGCCCTGGCCGACGGACTGCTGCGGGAGGGGCCGTACGAGGAGGGGCGCGCCGCGCTGACCCTGCGCGGTCGGCTGCTGGCGGACGCGGTGGTGCGGGACCTGGTCGACTGA
- a CDS encoding DUF3097 domain-containing protein, which yields MRQYSVDLTPPWKKPKPVPEVPAEPGLVVEEPGSGFCGAVIRCEAGTVTLEDRSGKHRVFPLQPNGFLLEGRAVTLVRPPSGPVRPTRTASGSVAVPDARARVARAGRIYVEGRHDAELVEKVWGDDLRVEGVVVEYLGGVDDLPAIVAEFAPGPDARLGVLVDHLVPGTKEWRIAQSVTSEHALVVGHPYIDVWEAVKPSAVGIPAWPTVPHGQDWKTGVCRALGWPENTGAVWQGILARVRSYKDLEPELLGRVEELIDFVTAPA from the coding sequence ATGCGCCAGTACTCCGTCGACCTGACCCCGCCGTGGAAGAAGCCGAAGCCCGTGCCGGAGGTGCCGGCCGAGCCGGGCCTGGTGGTCGAGGAGCCCGGCAGCGGGTTCTGCGGGGCGGTGATCCGCTGCGAGGCCGGCACGGTGACCCTGGAGGACCGTTCCGGCAAGCACCGGGTCTTCCCGCTCCAGCCGAACGGCTTCCTGCTGGAGGGCCGCGCGGTGACCCTCGTACGGCCGCCGTCGGGGCCGGTACGCCCCACCCGCACGGCGTCCGGCTCGGTCGCCGTCCCGGACGCACGCGCGCGCGTGGCCCGCGCCGGCCGCATCTACGTCGAGGGCCGGCACGACGCCGAACTGGTCGAGAAGGTGTGGGGCGACGACCTGCGCGTCGAGGGCGTGGTGGTGGAGTACCTGGGGGGCGTGGACGACCTGCCGGCGATCGTCGCCGAGTTCGCGCCGGGCCCGGACGCCCGGCTGGGCGTGCTCGTGGACCACCTGGTGCCCGGCACCAAGGAGTGGCGCATCGCACAGTCGGTGACCAGCGAGCACGCGCTCGTCGTCGGACACCCGTACATCGACGTCTGGGAGGCGGTGAAGCCGTCCGCCGTGGGCATCCCGGCCTGGCCGACGGTGCCGCACGGCCAGGACTGGAAGACGGGGGTGTGCCGGGCACTGGGCTGGCCGGAGAACACGGGCGCGGTCTGGCAGGGGATCCTGGCGCGGGTGCGGTCGTACAAGGACCTGGAGCCTGAGCTGCTGGGACGGGTCGAGGAGCTGATCGACTTCGTGACCGCGCCCGCGTGA
- a CDS encoding MBL fold metallo-hydrolase has translation MTVTWEDLGWERLAAGVGRCRLPGWDCTSGLVLGAGTALVVDAGSSLAEGARLRSRAEALSGGRVTHLALTHPHFDHVLGASAFAGAEMYAAVGVDAVLAHRREELRLDALGNGLPAADADEAVDALVAPGHPVSGERTLDLGGGRQVLLAAVGPGHTAYDLAVLVPGAPKVVFCGDLVEESGEPQAGPDAVPSHWPAALDRLLALGGEDALYVPGHGAVVDAAFVRRQRDALAARFGVS, from the coding sequence ATGACGGTGACTTGGGAAGACCTGGGCTGGGAACGGTTGGCCGCCGGGGTGGGGCGGTGCCGGCTGCCCGGCTGGGACTGCACCTCGGGCCTGGTACTGGGCGCGGGGACGGCGCTGGTGGTGGACGCGGGGTCGAGCCTGGCGGAGGGGGCGCGGCTGCGGTCCCGGGCCGAGGCGCTGTCCGGCGGCCGTGTGACCCATCTCGCGCTCACCCATCCCCATTTCGACCATGTCCTCGGGGCGTCAGCGTTCGCCGGCGCCGAGATGTACGCGGCCGTGGGCGTGGACGCGGTCCTGGCCCACCGGCGCGAGGAGCTGCGCCTGGACGCGCTCGGCAACGGCCTGCCGGCCGCCGACGCCGACGAGGCGGTGGACGCCCTGGTCGCGCCCGGCCATCCGGTGTCCGGCGAGCGGACCCTCGACCTGGGCGGCGGCCGGCAGGTGCTGCTGGCCGCCGTGGGCCCCGGCCACACCGCGTACGACCTCGCCGTGCTCGTCCCCGGCGCACCGAAGGTGGTGTTCTGCGGCGACCTGGTGGAGGAGTCCGGGGAGCCGCAGGCGGGGCCGGACGCGGTGCCGTCGCACTGGCCGGCCGCGCTGGACCGGCTGCTGGCGCTCGGCGGCGAGGACGCGCTGTACGTGCCGGGGCACGGAGCGGTGGTGGACGCCGCCTTCGTACGGCGTCAACGGGACGCCCTGGCCGCCCGTTTCGGCGTGAGCTGA
- the hrcA gene encoding heat-inducible transcriptional repressor HrcA, producing the protein MLSERRLQVLRAIVQDYVGTEEPVGSKALTERHSLGVSPATVRNDMAALEDEGYIAQPHTSAGRIPTDKGYRLFVDKLAGVKPMTGPERRAIQNFLGGAVDLDDVVARTVRLLAQLTRQVAVVQYPSLTRSTVRHVELLSLAPARVMLVLITDTGRVEQRMVDCPAPFGEASLADLRARLNSRVAGRRFADVPKLVEDLPEAFEHEDRGTVSTVLSTLLETLVEENEERLMIGGTANLTRFGHDFPLTIRPVLEALEEQVVLLKLLGEAKDPGVTVRIGHENAHEGLNSTSVVSVGYGSGGEAVAKLGVVGPTRMDYPGTMGAVRAVARYVGQILAES; encoded by the coding sequence ATGCTGAGTGAACGCAGGCTTCAGGTGCTGCGCGCCATCGTCCAGGACTACGTCGGCACCGAGGAGCCGGTGGGCTCCAAGGCGCTCACCGAGCGGCACAGCCTCGGCGTATCCCCGGCGACCGTCCGCAACGACATGGCGGCCCTGGAGGACGAGGGGTACATCGCCCAGCCGCACACCAGCGCGGGGCGCATCCCCACCGACAAGGGCTACCGGCTGTTCGTGGACAAGCTCGCCGGCGTCAAGCCGATGACCGGGCCCGAGCGGCGGGCCATCCAGAACTTCCTGGGGGGCGCCGTCGACCTCGACGACGTCGTGGCGCGCACGGTCCGGCTGCTGGCGCAACTGACCCGCCAGGTCGCCGTCGTGCAGTACCCCTCGCTGACCCGGTCCACGGTCCGGCACGTGGAGCTGCTCTCGCTGGCTCCCGCGCGGGTGATGCTGGTGCTGATCACGGACACCGGCCGGGTCGAGCAGCGGATGGTCGACTGCCCGGCGCCGTTCGGCGAGGCGTCGCTGGCGGATCTGCGGGCGCGGCTGAACAGCCGGGTCGCGGGCCGCCGCTTCGCGGACGTGCCGAAACTGGTCGAGGACCTGCCGGAGGCCTTCGAGCACGAGGACCGAGGTACGGTCTCCACAGTGCTCTCCACTCTTCTGGAGACACTCGTCGAGGAGAACGAGGAGCGGCTGATGATCGGCGGTACCGCCAATCTCACCCGCTTCGGGCACGACTTCCCCCTCACGATCCGGCCCGTCCTGGAGGCCCTGGAGGAGCAGGTCGTGCTCCTCAAGCTCCTGGGCGAGGCGAAGGACCCCGGCGTGACCGTGCGCATCGGCCACGAGAACGCCCATGAAGGACTCAACTCCACCTCCGTCGTGTCGGTGGGCTACGGTTCGGGCGGCGAGGCAGTCGCCAAGCTCGGCGTGGTCGGACCGACCCGCATGGACTACCCGGGAACGATGGGAGCGGTACGCGCAGTGGCACGGTACGTCGGACAGATCCTGGCGGAGTCGTAA
- the dnaJ gene encoding molecular chaperone DnaJ, producing MATDYYAVLGVRRDASQDEIKKAFRRLARELHPDVNPDPKTQERFKEINAAYEVLSDPQKKQVYDLGGDPLSQSGGAGAGGFGAGGFGNFSDIMDAFFGTASQRGPRSRTRRGQDAMIRIEIELDEAAFGTTKDIQVDTAVVCNTCNGEGAAPGTSAQTCDMCRGRGEVSQVTRSFLGQVMTSRPCPQCQGFGTVVPTPCPECAGDGRVRSRRTLTVKIPAGVDNGTRIQLAGEGEVGPGGGPAGDLYVEIHELPHAMFQRRGDDLHCTVTVPMTAAALGTKVPLETLDGMEEVDIRPGTQSGQSIPLHDRGVTHLRGGGRGDLIVHVEVMTPTKLDPEQERLLRELAKLRGEERPQGQFQPGQQGLFSRLKDAFNGR from the coding sequence GTGGCCACGGACTACTACGCCGTTCTCGGCGTGCGCCGCGACGCGTCGCAGGATGAGATCAAGAAGGCGTTCCGCAGGCTCGCTCGCGAGCTGCATCCGGACGTCAACCCCGATCCGAAGACCCAGGAGCGGTTCAAGGAGATCAACGCCGCCTACGAGGTGTTGTCGGACCCGCAGAAGAAGCAGGTCTACGACCTCGGCGGCGATCCGCTCTCCCAGTCGGGCGGGGCCGGTGCGGGCGGTTTCGGCGCCGGCGGCTTCGGCAACTTCTCCGACATCATGGACGCGTTCTTCGGTACGGCGTCGCAGCGCGGGCCGCGCTCGCGCACACGGCGCGGCCAGGATGCGATGATCCGCATCGAGATCGAGCTGGACGAGGCGGCCTTCGGGACGACCAAGGACATCCAGGTCGACACCGCCGTCGTCTGCAACACCTGCAACGGCGAGGGCGCGGCCCCGGGCACGTCGGCGCAGACGTGTGACATGTGCCGCGGCCGTGGCGAGGTGTCGCAGGTCACCCGGTCCTTCCTGGGCCAGGTCATGACCTCCCGGCCCTGCCCCCAGTGCCAGGGCTTCGGCACGGTGGTGCCGACCCCCTGCCCGGAGTGCGCCGGCGACGGCCGTGTCCGCTCGCGCCGCACGCTCACCGTGAAGATCCCGGCCGGCGTCGACAACGGCACGCGGATCCAGCTCGCCGGTGAGGGCGAGGTCGGCCCCGGCGGCGGTCCGGCCGGTGACCTGTACGTCGAGATCCACGAGCTGCCGCACGCGATGTTCCAGCGGCGCGGTGACGACCTGCACTGCACGGTCACTGTCCCGATGACGGCGGCGGCCCTCGGCACGAAGGTGCCGCTGGAGACCCTGGACGGCATGGAGGAGGTCGACATCCGGCCCGGCACCCAGTCCGGCCAGTCGATCCCGCTGCACGACCGGGGCGTGACCCACCTGCGCGGCGGCGGCCGGGGTGACCTGATCGTCCACGTCGAGGTCATGACCCCGACCAAGCTCGACCCCGAGCAGGAACGCCTCCTGCGTGAACTGGCCAAGCTGCGCGGCGAGGAACGCCCCCAGGGCCAGTTCCAGCCGGGGCAGCAGGGTCTGTTCTCCCGGCTGAAGGACGCCTTCAACGGCCGCTGA